A window of Kineococcus sp. NBC_00420 genomic DNA:
TCGTGGACGGCTCCGGACGGCCTACGGTGCTGGACTGGGACTGGCGGATCGGCGATCCCCGCTTCGATCTGGCTTGGACATCAACGTTGATGCAGCGCAGCGGCTTCGACGCCTTCGCCCGGGCCGTGCGCGGGGAGTACGCGGTCACCGCCGCTATGGGTGATCCGTTGGAGGGGTTCGCGTACTTCGAGGTGCTGACGACGGTGCGTTGGCTCCTGAACGTGCTGCCCTCGATCGGGCCGACTTCCCGGTTGAACGCCGCGACCAGAGCTGAATTCAGCGCCTTCCTCGTTAGACCGGTACGCGAGGCGAGAGAACTCCTGCGCGCTCGTGCCGAGATCGACGTCGAGGTTCAGGTCCAGACCTAACTACAAGCGCGGAGCCGGCAGGACCGTGTCGGACGACTTCGCGGTCATCCTGCGTTGTGCGCGGTCTCGAACGGCCAGCGAGGGCTTCACATGGCGATGTCCGAGTGGTCACGGGGTCGTTGTGGGCTCCTGCGGGTGGTGGTCCTGTGGAGAAGTTGATCAACGAATCGGGCTGACCCCGCCACCCACCGATGCTGCAAACACCCCAATAGCTCGAGCCTCCGCACCCCTCTCACCGCCCAGGAGCCGCACGTGCCCGACGGCTCGACCCTGATCCGCCGCCTGATCGGCGGGTTCATGATCCTCACCGCCCCCCTGGCACTGCCGTTGCTGTTCTTCCAGGCCGACCTCTTCGGCATCGAGAGCGACTTCTGCATCTACAAGGGCGTCAGCCCGCGCGTCCCCCTTGAACAGCGTGTCCTCGAGCGCGGCGTCGACGTCCGCCAGCACTGGGAGTGGTTCCCCATGGGGGTGCGCTGCGACTGGTTCCTCCGTGACGGCAGCTTCGTCACCACCACGGCTGCCACCTGGGACCGCGACGCCCTTGCTGCGGGCGCGATCAGCTACGGGCTGCTGGGCCTCACGATGGTGGCGGCACCCCGCATCAAGATCGGCGCGGATGCCTAGCTGACCGCCCCCAGCCTCGTCACCCTCGGGGAGGGGCAAGCACGACGTCACGGTCATCCCGCCGTCCCTGCGTGAGCAGAGCTCCAGCCCCGTGATGATGTTCTGGTGAGTCCTCGTCGGACCGCGCCTGTCCGCCGCGAGTTCAGCAAGGCCACCGAGTGGTTGGAACAGTTGTCTGTCCAGCTGCCGGCCCTGTCGTGCCTGGGGCTGTGCGAGGACTTCTGTAGCAAGGACATCGACGCCTCCATCACCGAACGCCGCCGGCTGTTGGCCGCCGGCGTCGACCTCGATGACCCCACCCCCGATGGGGCTTGCCCTGCGCTGAGTCGGACGTTCGGGGCCGGGCGGTGCAGTGTGTACGCCATCCGCCCCACGATCTGTCGACTGTGGGGCGCCACCGAGTCGATGCCCTGCCCGCATGGTTGCCGTCCCGAGGGCGGACTCGTTGACGACGCGACGGCGATGCGGTGGATGATCACCAGCCTGCAGATCGGTAACCACCTGGACGACCCAGCCGTGCAGGAGCTGCTCGAGCTGGCCCTGACCGACCAGGCGGCCGCGAGCCTGTTGAGCCGGTTCCTGCGTGGAGACCGGGCCATCACCACGCAGCTGTACGAGCGCATGATCCAACTACGAGCTCGACGTCCAGCTCGCAGCGAGCAGGCTCTGCTCCGGAGACAGCGACAGCTTGAGGAGGAAGACATCGGCGGCTTGGGAGTGCACACTGGTGCAAGGACGTTCAACTGATCAGGAGGGATGGTCATGACGGGGAATGCTCACAACCTGCACGTGGCCTCGCACCTGCAGGAACGCGACCGCCGAGAGGCTTCACGCCCCAGCGACTACCTGAGTGATTACCGGGGCGACCAGGTCGGCAACGACGGCCTGAGTGATCGCGAACGCGCTGAAGCGGTCGGCGATTATGAACGCCTGATGGCCCCCAGCTCCGACGATGCCGTCACGGCGATGGTCACGCGGGCACTGGCCCGCTCGTGAGCTGACACTGCATCCTGCGCCCGGCTACTCACTCTGGGTGGCCGGGCGTAGTGCTGTGCGATTCGCTGGGATTATGCAGGGGTGAGCCAGTCCCCGACAGCCGCCGGGCCACCCGCCACGGTCCCTGTCACGTTCTACTCATACAGCCCTGAGTACGCCAGCGAGGTGGCCCGCTTCGTCTGCGCGGACCCGGAGAAGATGCAGAAGACCGGGGGCCGGCGCAAGACTCACCCCCGCTGGTGGCAGGTGGAAGCGCAGTCGATCCTGCGTGCCTACCGGCCTCACCAGCATGGCGTGTCGCGCATGATCCTGGGACTGCGGCAGCCTTCCAATGACCTCGTAGCTCTTGGCCTGTGGGAGCCGCAACGCGGCGTCGGCGACGTCCGCGTCGTGCTGCAGAAGGCCCTGGGGGTTGTCCTCAGCGTGCAGGGGACCAACGTCGCCGGGGAGCTCTACCGCTACCGGTTGGAGCGCATCCTCCACGACACGTCCCACCAGAAGCCCGCCCCCTCGGTGCTGCTGGTGCAGAGCCGCATCCACGCACGCAACATCCCCAGCCAGCGATTGGCCACCCGGTTCGGCTTCGCCTACGACCACATCCTCTCCGACGAACGCGCCTTCGAGGCCACCGCCGGAGCGGATTTCATGCAGGTGTGGACCCAGGCGTGGCGCTCCACCCCCGGCACGGGATGGAAGTCGACAACGCCGCCAGCGGAGGGCGTCACGCTCATCACCTTCCCTTGATCAGAGCCATCCACGCCTTGTTCTGTTGCTGTCGCGGTCCGTGCAGCCGTGCAGTGCGGGTGCAGCTCGACGCCGAGGGCCTGGCGAGATGAGGTGCCGCGGAGACACGCTCCTCTATGAGCCTCACCCTGACCCGTTCCCCATCCCCCTCGGCGACGGCACCTGGCGCACCGACCCCCTACGCCTGGCCATCGCCGCCTACCTCGCCCGCTACCGCGGCGGAACCCGCCGCCACGCCGAATCCGACCTGCGCGTCTACCTCACCTGGTGCCAACTCCGTGGGCTCAACCCGTTGCAGGCCCGACGTCCGCACATCGAGCTCTACGTCCGCTGGATGCAGGAGACCCAGCACTTCGCCGCCTCCACCGTGTCGCGGCGGACGTCGGTAGTCGCCGGCTTCTACCGGACCTGCGTCGTCGACGAACTGCTGGAGCACTCACCCGCCGACTACGTCCGACGTCCCAACGTGCCACCGGAGTCACCCACCCTGGGATTGAATCACCTGCAGCTGGAAGCGATGCTCTCCACCGCCCGCGACTCCGCCAACCCGTGCGACTTCGCCCTGGTGTGCCTGCTCGGATTGCTGGGCCTGCGCATCTTCGATGCTGCGCCCTGGACATCGCCGACCTCGGTGAGGAGCACGGCCACCGCGTCCTGCGGGTTGTCGGGAAGGGTCACAAGGTCGTCCTCGTCCCGCTGGCCCCGGCGGTGGGGCGATCAGTGGACCGCGCCATCGGCGACCGCACGACGGGGGCGCTGCTACTGAACACTCGCTGCGGCCGCTCGGATCGCCACTCCGCGACCCGCCGTCTCAAGCACCTCGCCGACGATGCCCGGATCCGGTTGCCGCGGATGCACCCGCACATGCTTCGCCACACCTACGTCACCACCATGCTCGACGCCGGCGTGGACCTACGAGACGTCCAGATCGCGGCCCGTCACGCCGATCCGCGGACGACGATGCGCTACGACCGCGCCCGCGCTGGACCGCCACCCCAACTACATCCTCGCCGCATACATGGCCTCGGGGACCTGACGAGTCTGCTCCGACTTCACGCTTTTGGCGATGTCCGGGTGGACGCCGAACAGAAGGATCACCCGCATATCCCTGCGGTGCGCGCGAAGCGCACGGTCATCCCGCGGTGCGCGCGAAGCGCACGGTCATCCCGCGGTGCGCGCGAAGCGCACGGTCATCCCGCGGTGTGCGTGGTCGGCCCGGGTCGACGACGACCGGATCTGACGAATTGCGCGAGGTCCGGCAGCACCCCCAGAAGAGACTGGACTGGCCAGGACTACTTCAGCACTGTGATCACCATGACGGGGATCTACCTTGGCGGCGGCGGCAGCGAGCACGATGAAGCAGCACTATGGGATGAGGCGTTCACCCCCGGCCAGCGCGTGAGCATCTGGTCCTTCGCGATGCCTCTCGGCCCGGCCCGAACCGGCAGCGCCCAGTGGCTTTCCAACGCCTTGCGCACCCGAGGGGACTTCACCCTCGACGCTTGGGGCCTGGAGAAGACCGATGACGATCACAGCGCCGAGCGTCTGCAGCGCAGTCAGGTCGTCGCCATCCCCGGCGGCAACACCTTCGACCTGCTGCACCACCTGCAGCAGCACGATCTGCTCAGCGCACTGAACGCCTTCCTCAACGACGGAGGCCAGGTCTACGGCGGCAGCGCCGGCGCGATCCTGCTCGGCGCGGACATCGCCATCGCCGAGGCCGAGGACCCCAACGACGCCGGCGTGAGCGACACCCGCGGTCTGAACCGCTTGGCCGGGGCAGTGGTGCGACCGCACTACCAACCGGCGCAGGACACCGAGCTGCAGCAGTGGGCCACGGCGCACCAGCAGGTGGTGCTCGCCCTGCCCGAACGCAGCGGTGTCGTCATCACCGACACCGCCGGCTGTGTCATAGCCCGCAACGTTGGACCTGAGGCAGTGCAAGTCTTCAGCCCGACCGGCCAGCAGGCCCGCCCAGCGGGCATGGCCTGGGACCTCAACGAGCCCTGACAGTCGTCCCGCGGTGCGCGTGACGTCGCTGCATGCCGCCTTCGGTCGGCCTCGTATTGACGCTAGATCAGCAGGGATGAGCCGTCAGGGCGCCAGAGCAGCGCCGGTAACCGTCGCGCGTTCGATGAGCAGCGCCAGTCCCTGAGCGCAGCGCTGCTGGGCCGCTACATCGCCGTGGCGAGCCGCAACTACGGCCTGCACCACCTCATGGACCTCGGTGTCGCGCTCACCCCACCACCGCAACGCTGTCGCCTTCGATCCCAGTTGCCGCGTCGCCAGCCGCTGCAAGCACCGGGCAATGTTGGCGATGCGATCTGCCGCGGCCTCTCCACCACTCGGCGCCGGCCGCGTCAGCAGGTCCGACAAATACTCCTGCGTCTGACGAAGGAACAAGCCCTCGCTCACCTCCGGGAAGACCGAGCCGGTGGGCATCCCCCGCACCACGACGGCGTGTCGCCGAGCAGCTAGGACATCGTCGGAAGCGGCATGGCTTGGCCCCAGCCGTAGGCCTTCCGCCGACCACGACAGGCAGTGGCCCTGCACTCCCCACGGGCGTAGACCAGGCAGTGGCAGGTAGGCGACCTCCATCCGCGATGCCCACTCCAGGCTCATCGCTAGATCGTGGTGCAGGCGTCCCAGAGCGGGTCCGGGTAGCTGCTCAGCACAACTGCGGTGAACGGTCAGCACGTCGATGTCGCTGACCCCCTCGTCGAACTCCCCAGACACCGCGGAGCCAGTGAGGTAGACCCCGACGAGGTCCCCGACACTGAGGCAGTTCTCCAGCGCGGCGGCGTAGGCCGTAACGACGCTCAACGCTCGAGCATTCACCCCTGACTGCTTCGTGGACGACACACCTCGAAGAATGCCCCGACGCGCTGAATTGCGGCATGTTGCGGGCAACTGCGCGGCCTTGCCACCGTCAGTACGTGGTGACGGTGGTGAAGATCATTAGTTCGGTCACGTGTCCTTCATCGAGACCATGCTCTCCCGTGGGCATGAAGCCGGCTCGCTGCCAGGCGCGCACCGCGCCTACGTTGTCCACCGCCGGATCGACCACCAGGTCCCGCCAACCGCGAATGGTCAATTCCTCCGCCAGCGCCCGGGCTACGACCGGTCCCACTCCTCGTCCTTGCATGTCGGCAGCAATGAACATGTCCAGGCCACAGCGGTCGCCCTCCTGCCAGGCTTGGATGAGCCCGACAGGTGCTGCCGCCGTCTCGATGACGTACACGACGACCCCGGGTAGACGCGCTCCGGTGTACTTCGCGCGCACCTCCTCCAAGGTCACGGGGGCACCGCCCCACCACCGGTGTACCTGCTCCTGGCCCAGCCAGGCGGTGATGGTCTGGGCGTCGGTGGGATTGGCCTGGCGTAAGCGCAAGCCCTGCGAAAGGTTGATCGTCAGCTCAGACGGATAACTGCGCGTCATCCCCCGACGCTAGGACACGAGGCGCTGCACCATCTCCGTGGACTTGACCTCGCTGCTGTCGCCGACCTCACGGTCATCCCGCGGTGTGCGCGGTCGTCGACGTCGCGGTCATATCGATGTCCGCCACAAAGTCACAGGCGTCCAACCGTGCTTCCTCACTACCGTCGGCAGGGTGCACAGCCTCGACGACCCACCCACAATCGCCCCACCCACCCGCAGCGCCGTCATCGTGCCGGTACCCGCCGTCGATCACGCCGTCGCCGACCATCGCGCCCATCTGGACCGCGCCGCCGCCTGGGGCGTGCCCGCCCACCTAACCGTGCTCCACCCCTTCCTTCCCCCCTCGGAACTGGACGAGCAAGCCCTAAGCGCTCTGGCCACCGCGGTCGCCACCGTCGCCAGCTTCGACGTGACCTTCACCGCGACCGCCTGGTTCGGCTCCGAGGTGCTGTGGCTGGCGCCCGTCCCTGAGCAGCCACTGCGGCAACTGACCGCCGCCGTCTTCTCGGCCTTCCCCGACCACCCGCCCTACGGCGGCGCCCACGGCACCGACCCCGCCGACGTCCAGCCGCACCTGACCGTCGCCGAACGCGCCCTCGCCGGTCCTGACGGCCTGAACGCTCTGCGGGCCGCCGAAGCAGACGTGCGGACCCACCTGCCCGTCAGCCAGCACCTCGACCACGCCCTGCTGATCACCGGCTCTGAGCAGCCACGTTCGTGGCGCACCCTGCGTCGTCTGGAACTCGGGAGCCGGTAGCGTCGCGCTGACAGACGACCTGACGGTCATCCCGCGGTGCGCGCAGGAGGCACGGTCATCCCGAGCTGCCATGCCGACCGCGAACGATCCGGGAGACACCGCGGGCGATCGAATCCGTAGCCCAGCTCATCACGAGGAGGATCCCGCCGACGGCCAAAGCAGTGCGCACTACGTGCCCCTGCTCACCTTGCCTCTGCGCCACCACCGCCAGAGCCAGAGCAACGACACCCGCCGCCACGCGCGACAGCAGTCGCGATCCCCGCCGATGGCGCCAGCCGGCGCGCTTTGTCGAGTCGGACACCGAACGAGCATCGCGTACTCCTTCCACCGCCAGGGCGCCGTCCACGGCTGTCACCCTTTCGCCTGACGACCACTCGTCAGCCCCCTGGGCCGGACCCCTGGGCGACGTCACGGTCATCCCGCGGTGCGCGCGCTGTCGCCGGCGGCTGCGACCTCGCGGTCTCGGCGATGACCAGGTGGTCGGTGGGCGATGTGATCACTCGCATGTGCTCGGCCAGGGACACATCCACCTCATGCAGGTCACCGTGGAGGCGAGGGTTCCGACCGCTCACTAACGGAGCACGTCGAGGTCCTGACAGGTCCCGTCGACGACCCGTACAGCACCAGCATCGGTGATCACGCAAGCAGCCCCGCCCCCACGCACCTGCACCGTCATCACCCGCACCCGCTCACCGGTAACGGTGGAGACGGGCAGGTCCTCATCAACGGTGAACCGCAGGTGCGGCCGCGCCCCACCGAGATCACCCGACACCTCGTTCGAGACCGCCGCCCAGGACGTGTCGGTGCGGAAGTCGCCCCCGGCGCCGGCACGCTCCACCGCAGCCCGGACGCGTTCCGCTAGCCCCACCGCACCACCCGCGGCACTCACCTGCTCCGTGGCATCCACCGCGAACAGGTCATAGGGCGGCTGCGGCCGAAACGTCGACCAGACCAGTGACGCCATGGCTACCACCCCCAGCAGCGCCACCCACGACACCACCCGCCGCGGCAGCATCAACGCCACCCAGGCTGTGACCGCACCCACCAGCGCTCCCGCCGGCAGGCAAATCAGCAGCCACAACCCCAGCCAGGCGACGTCGCCGACCCACACCGTCAACGCCACCGCGAGCACCAAACCCAGCCCCGCACCCGCACCCGCATGACGGGCCACCAGCCGTCCACCCCGGGCGGAGCCGGAGACCAGGAAGGAGACGAGCACCCCGGCGTAGCTGCACCCCAGCACCACCAGCGCCCAGAACCCGGCGTCACGATCGACGCCGTCCTCACCGGTGGCCAAGGCGCCGACGGCCGCGGCAAGCACCGCCACCACGCCCGCACCCGCCAGCCGGCGCCACCACCGCGTCGCCCCGACGCCGAAGCCGTCACCGACCTTGCTGGCGCGCGAATCCGCAAGGCTCCCAGAGCCGTCCGACAGTCCGGTTGTCGTCACCACATCAGCGTCTCGCACACCACCTCGCGGTGCAGGGCTCATCACACCCTGATGGGTGTCACCTCGAACACATCCATCCGGTCATCCCGCGGTGCGCGCAAAGCGCACGGTCATCCCGCAATTCACGCGCTGTCGCCGGCGGTCGGCGACGTCACTCATCTGGCGAT
This region includes:
- a CDS encoding YkgJ family cysteine cluster protein; the encoded protein is MSPRRTAPVRREFSKATEWLEQLSVQLPALSCLGLCEDFCSKDIDASITERRRLLAAGVDLDDPTPDGACPALSRTFGAGRCSVYAIRPTICRLWGATESMPCPHGCRPEGGLVDDATAMRWMITSLQIGNHLDDPAVQELLELALTDQAAASLLSRFLRGDRAITTQLYERMIQLRARRPARSEQALLRRQRQLEEEDIGGLGVHTGARTFN
- a CDS encoding site-specific integrase is translated as MRCRGDTLLYEPHPDPFPIPLGDGTWRTDPLRLAIAAYLARYRGGTRRHAESDLRVYLTWCQLRGLNPLQARRPHIELYVRWMQETQHFAASTVSRRTSVVAGFYRTCVVDELLEHSPADYVRRPNVPPESPTLGLNHLQLEAMLSTARDSANPCDFALVCLLGLLGLRIFDAAPWTSPTSVRSTATASCGLSGRVTRSSSSRWPRRWGDQWTAPSATARRGRCY
- a CDS encoding tyrosine-type recombinase/integrase; this translates as MRVVGKGHKVVLVPLAPAVGRSVDRAIGDRTTGALLLNTRCGRSDRHSATRRLKHLADDARIRLPRMHPHMLRHTYVTTMLDAGVDLRDVQIAARHADPRTTMRYDRARAGPPPQLHPRRIHGLGDLTSLLRLHAFGDVRVDAEQKDHPHIPAVRAKRTVIPRCARSARSSRGAREAHGHPAVCVVGPGRRRPDLTNCARSGSTPRRDWTGQDYFSTVITMTGIYLGGGGSEHDEAALWDEAFTPGQRVSIWSFAMPLGPARTGSAQWLSNALRTRGDFTLDAWGLEKTDDDHSAERLQRSQVVAIPGGNTFDLLHHLQQHDLLSALNAFLNDGGQVYGGSAGAILLGADIAIAEAEDPNDAGVSDTRGLNRLAGAVVRPHYQPAQDTELQQWATAHQQVVLALPERSGVVITDTAGCVIARNVGPEAVQVFSPTGQQARPAGMAWDLNEP
- a CDS encoding nucleotidyltransferase domain-containing protein, translating into MSSTKQSGVNARALSVVTAYAAALENCLSVGDLVGVYLTGSAVSGEFDEGVSDIDVLTVHRSCAEQLPGPALGRLHHDLAMSLEWASRMEVAYLPLPGLRPWGVQGHCLSWSAEGLRLGPSHAASDDVLAARRHAVVVRGMPTGSVFPEVSEGLFLRQTQEYLSDLLTRPAPSGGEAAADRIANIARCLQRLATRQLGSKATALRWWGERDTEVHEVVQAVVAARHGDVAAQQRCAQGLALLIERATVTGAALAP
- a CDS encoding GNAT family N-acetyltransferase, with the translated sequence MTRSYPSELTINLSQGLRLRQANPTDAQTITAWLGQEQVHRWWGGAPVTLEEVRAKYTGARLPGVVVYVIETAAAPVGLIQAWQEGDRCGLDMFIAADMQGRGVGPVVARALAEELTIRGWRDLVVDPAVDNVGAVRAWQRAGFMPTGEHGLDEGHVTELMIFTTVTTY
- a CDS encoding 2'-5' RNA ligase family protein, with translation MHSLDDPPTIAPPTRSAVIVPVPAVDHAVADHRAHLDRAAAWGVPAHLTVLHPFLPPSELDEQALSALATAVATVASFDVTFTATAWFGSEVLWLAPVPEQPLRQLTAAVFSAFPDHPPYGGAHGTDPADVQPHLTVAERALAGPDGLNALRAAEADVRTHLPVSQHLDHALLITGSEQPRSWRTLRRLELGSR